The Actinomycetota bacterium genome window below encodes:
- the cadA gene encoding cadmium-translocating P-type ATPase → MAAAKKIILPIEGMTCASCVERNEKILRATGGVLSAEVNFATEQATVEYDPDQVGVSELTAAISGIGYKVITEKIELAVQGMTCASCVEHVQKALLGVDGVISAGVNLATERATVEFVPGAVSRDDFVRAVESAGYQVLDTGDEEETEDAEARLRRREYRRLQMKVIIGASLSLPIFLGSFPEWFGDLGPLNNMYVLWALATPVQFWVGWRFYQGAISAARHGTTNMNTLVAVGSSAAYLYSVAGILFPSFFEAQGLGMPMYFDTAAIIITLILFGRMLEARAKGQTSEAIKKLIGLTPKTARVVRDGEELDIPVEDVAAGDMVIVRPGERIPVDGIVREGTSSIDESMITGESLPVSKQPGDEVVGATINKMGSFRFEATRVGRETVLAQIIRLVQEAQGSKPPIARMADVISSYFVPAVFATAALTFVVWMIFGPEPAFTYALLNFVAVLIIACPCALGLATPTAIMVGTGKGAENGVLIRGGDSLETAHKVDTVVLDKTGTLTRGEPAITDVITMGWEEDQILRLAGSAERGSEHPLGEAIVHGANERGIELEVADSFQALAGQGIEAEVKGHAVLVGNPGLLEGRGMSLDGLGEQASRLSAQGKTPMFVAIDGNPVGIIGVADTLKPGSRETVARLREMGLEVVMLTGDNRQTAEAIATEAGVDRVLAEVLPQDKANEVRRLQEEGRKVAMVGDGINDAPALAQADVGIAIGTGTDVAMEAGDITLMSGDLQGVVTAIALSRRTIQIIKQNLFWAFAYNTALIPVAAGILYPFFGILLNPIIAAGAMGMSSVSVVTNSLRLRRFRPPRVS, encoded by the coding sequence ATGGCTGCGGCGAAAAAAATCATCCTGCCCATCGAGGGCATGACCTGCGCTTCCTGCGTGGAGCGCAACGAGAAGATCCTGCGTGCGACCGGGGGTGTCCTGTCCGCGGAGGTCAACTTCGCCACGGAACAGGCAACCGTCGAGTATGACCCCGACCAGGTCGGTGTTTCAGAGCTAACGGCCGCGATCAGCGGCATCGGCTACAAGGTGATCACTGAGAAGATCGAGCTGGCGGTACAGGGGATGACCTGCGCCTCCTGTGTGGAGCATGTGCAGAAGGCGCTCCTGGGAGTCGACGGGGTTATTTCCGCCGGAGTGAACCTGGCGACCGAACGGGCGACGGTGGAATTCGTGCCGGGCGCCGTAAGCCGTGACGACTTTGTGCGAGCCGTGGAGTCGGCGGGTTATCAGGTGCTCGACACCGGTGATGAGGAAGAGACCGAGGATGCCGAGGCGCGCCTGCGCCGGCGCGAGTATCGCCGGCTGCAGATGAAGGTCATCATCGGCGCCTCGCTCTCCCTGCCTATCTTCCTCGGCAGTTTCCCGGAGTGGTTCGGCGACCTGGGACCGCTTAATAACATGTATGTCCTGTGGGCCCTGGCGACGCCGGTGCAGTTCTGGGTCGGCTGGCGCTTCTACCAGGGCGCTATCAGCGCCGCCCGTCACGGAACGACTAATATGAACACTCTGGTGGCGGTCGGCTCGTCGGCGGCTTATCTCTATAGCGTCGCTGGTATTCTCTTCCCCTCGTTCTTCGAGGCGCAGGGGTTGGGCATGCCCATGTACTTCGACACCGCCGCCATCATCATCACCCTGATACTTTTCGGGAGGATGCTCGAAGCGCGCGCCAAGGGGCAGACCTCCGAAGCGATCAAGAAGCTGATCGGGCTGACGCCGAAAACGGCGCGAGTTGTACGGGATGGCGAGGAGCTGGATATCCCGGTCGAAGATGTCGCTGCAGGCGACATGGTGATCGTGCGGCCGGGTGAGCGGATCCCGGTGGACGGCATCGTTCGCGAGGGGACATCGAGCATCGACGAATCGATGATCACCGGCGAGAGCCTGCCTGTGAGCAAGCAGCCGGGCGATGAGGTCGTCGGCGCCACTATCAACAAGATGGGCAGTTTCCGCTTTGAGGCGACCCGGGTCGGCAGGGAGACGGTGCTGGCGCAGATCATCCGGCTGGTACAGGAAGCCCAGGGCTCGAAGCCGCCGATCGCCCGCATGGCCGACGTCATCTCCAGTTATTTTGTACCGGCGGTCTTTGCGACGGCCGCGCTCACTTTTGTGGTCTGGATGATATTTGGACCCGAACCGGCGTTCACTTATGCACTGCTCAATTTTGTGGCGGTATTGATCATCGCCTGCCCCTGCGCCCTGGGCCTGGCGACGCCGACCGCGATCATGGTCGGCACCGGCAAGGGCGCCGAGAACGGCGTGCTGATCCGGGGCGGCGATTCGCTGGAGACGGCGCACAAGGTCGACACAGTGGTGCTCGACAAGACCGGGACCCTTACACGTGGTGAGCCCGCGATCACGGATGTCATCACTATGGGCTGGGAAGAAGACCAGATACTGCGGCTTGCAGGTTCGGCCGAGCGGGGCTCGGAGCATCCGCTGGGCGAAGCAATCGTTCATGGAGCCAACGAGCGGGGCATCGAGCTGGAGGTCGCTGACAGTTTTCAGGCGCTCGCCGGTCAGGGCATCGAGGCAGAGGTCAAAGGTCACGCGGTCCTTGTTGGGAATCCCGGCCTGCTGGAAGGGCGCGGCATGTCGCTGGACGGGCTCGGTGAGCAGGCGTCGCGCCTGTCGGCTCAGGGGAAGACACCTATGTTCGTCGCAATCGATGGTAATCCGGTCGGTATAATCGGGGTCGCCGACACTCTCAAACCGGGCTCGCGGGAGACCGTCGCCAGGCTGCGGGAGATGGGACTGGAAGTCGTGATGCTGACAGGAGACAACCGGCAGACGGCCGAGGCTATCGCCACTGAGGCCGGTGTGGACCGGGTGCTCGCCGAAGTGCTGCCCCAGGACAAGGCCAACGAGGTCAGGCGCCTGCAGGAGGAAGGCAGGAAGGTAGCGATGGTCGGCGACGGCATCAACGACGCTCCGGCGCTGGCGCAGGCTGATGTGGGCATAGCTATCGGCACCGGCACAGACGTGGCCATGGAGGCGGGCGACATCACGCTGATGTCAGGCGACCTTCAGGGAGTGGTGACGGCGATCGCGCTGAGCCGCCGGACCATCCAGATCATCAAACAGAATCTTTTCTGGGCGTTTGCCTATAACACGGCGCTGATCCCGGTGGCTGCCGGGATTTTATACCCGTTCTTCGGGATACTGCTCAATCCCATCATCGCCGCCGGCGCCATGGGCATGTCGTCGGTCTCGGTGGTCACGAATTCCCTGAGGCTGAGGCGCTTCAGGCCGCCGCGGGTATCCTAG
- a CDS encoding ATP-binding cassette domain-containing protein, whose product MIIKAGALNKRYGDVVAVDSLDFEVEAGLCYGLVGPNGAGKTTTMKMIYCIAEPTSGSLKVFGLDVRDHPREIKARLGVVPQENNLDPDLSTCQNLRVYARYFGIPADVAASRCQELLEFMHLSDRANAPVPALSGGMKRRLILARALMNDPELIILDEPTTGLDPQVRHLIWDRLLELKERGITLLLTTHYMDEAQKLCDKVLIMDEARSIDVGSPAELIRGHMLPYVLELRVDRRRSAEILDRFSHLEHQTSGQNLYFYGNTTSEFDDLTGAYPDMERLLRPASLEDVFLKLTGREIKQ is encoded by the coding sequence ATGATCATCAAAGCTGGTGCGCTCAACAAACGCTACGGCGATGTCGTCGCCGTCGACTCCCTCGATTTCGAGGTGGAAGCCGGTCTCTGCTACGGCCTCGTCGGCCCTAATGGCGCCGGCAAGACCACCACCATGAAGATGATCTACTGCATCGCCGAGCCGACCTCGGGCTCGCTCAAGGTATTCGGGCTCGACGTCAGGGATCATCCCCGTGAGATCAAGGCCCGCCTCGGCGTGGTCCCCCAGGAGAACAACCTGGACCCGGACCTTTCCACCTGCCAGAACCTCAGGGTCTACGCCCGCTACTTCGGCATCCCGGCTGATGTCGCCGCCAGCCGTTGCCAGGAGCTGCTCGAGTTCATGCACCTGAGCGACCGGGCCAACGCGCCGGTGCCGGCCCTATCCGGAGGCATGAAGCGCCGGCTTATCCTCGCCCGGGCACTGATGAACGACCCGGAGCTGATAATCCTCGACGAACCGACCACCGGCCTCGACCCCCAGGTCCGCCACCTGATCTGGGACCGGCTGCTGGAACTTAAGGAGCGCGGCATCACCCTGCTGCTGACCACCCATTACATGGACGAGGCCCAGAAACTCTGCGACAAGGTCCTGATCATGGACGAAGCCCGCTCAATCGACGTCGGCAGCCCCGCGGAACTCATCCGTGGGCACATGCTCCCATATGTGCTGGAGCTGCGTGTCGATCGCAGGCGGTCAGCCGAGATACTCGATCGATTCAGCCACCTGGAGCACCAGACGAGCGGTCAGAATCTTTACTTTTACGGTAATACGACCTCGGAGTTCGACGACTTGACCGGCGCCTATCCTGACATGGAGCGCCTGTTGAGACCCGCGTCGCTGGAAGATGTCTTCCTCAAGCTAACCGGCCGGGAGATCAAACAATGA